CATCTACACAGGACAGGGCTAAAAGAGCTGTGGTGTCACAGAAgaaatgattgatgtaggaatcACAGAACGGCAAACTGCTTATCACACAGATGGAGATCAGGGAATTTGTGAATCCAATCACATATGGTATCAGCCCCAGCCAGTTACACACCTTCTGGGACATGATCACAGAATATAGCAAGGGATTGCAGATTGCTACATAGCGAGCATAGGCCATGGAACCCAGAAGGAAACACTCACTGCACACCAAACCAACAAAGAAGTACATTTGAACAAAGCAGCCTACAAAGGAAATTGATTTCTGTGCGGACTGGAAATCGACTAGTGACTTTGGTGTTAccgtagaagaataaaatatgtcAATGAATGCTAAATTGCTGAGGAAAAAGTACATAGGCGTGTGAAGCTGAGAGTCAATCCTTATTAACAGGATTAGCCCAATATTGCCCAAGACGGTGAAGAGATAGATGAAGAGGAAAATTAAGAACAAACTGACTTGCAATTCTGGATGATCTGAAAATCCACTGAATATGAAGAGTGTCACTTCTGTGAAATTATTCTCTGCCATTTTTGATAACTCAACTATTGATTTACCTTGAATgaacatttaaatgaaaatttaaagaaacattcaAGACAGAAGGTCCTAGAATCAGTGTTATCTTCGCCTCCAGCATTGAGATCAAAATGAATAGGTAGTAAATGTTGAAAGATGttatggtttttgttatttttaatgtattttaattcattatttgtgtgtgtatgtgcgtgtaccTAAATGCAGATATCTGTAAAGTCCAGAAGGAAATGTTGGAAATGTGTGAGTTGAAGAGCTGTCTAATATGGGTGACATTCACCAGGCTCCTCTGAAGGAACAGAAGGTGCTcttagccgggcgtggtggcgcacgcctttaatcccagcacttgtgaagcagatgcaggcggatctctgtgagtttgagaccagcctggtctacaagagctagttccaggacaggctccaaagccacagagaaaccctgtctcgaaaaacaaaaacaaaaaaaaaaaaaaaaaagaaggtgctcttaccctctgagctcCATCTCTAGCCTTTGACTTATTTTAAAGCAAACGGAAAATGTTAATGGATATCCAAATGAAGGTTTATGTAGAGGTTTGAATGTTTTAATGCCTCATACACATAATAGTTATAAAATACTCCTGCTAAATTTACTGTTTTCTATAAAACTTTATCACCGGGACAAAATTTTACCACTAGCGATTTATTTATTGGAATCAATCATtcaatagatttatttattacagtcTTAgcctacttttaaaaagaaactgtaaTTCATGTACTTAATTATAATTTAACTTTTGGttaataaatttttaacatttagcTTACAACTTATGGACAAAATGAGCACACCTAATATTGTCTCAGACTCAGTACATTTCAGATAGCTTTCATTATGGAAAACTATAAACATCCAGCCCACATTTCATTTTCGTAAAAAATTTGTTCATGCTTCTGTATTTTCTGTCACTTATTTTTCCTGTTGATGATTTCAGAAGTGGCAGACTAGAATGTATAACATAGTTCCAATTCTTTCACCTGAGAATGTTGAGAGCATGACTGTATCCAGTTTACATTTACACATGACATCATGAAGTAACAAGTTCTTTGTTCGTGAGTAGTTCCCAAAACAGTGatgaaaaatctgaaaaaaaaaattaaaccaaaacatTGTAAGATGATCTCACGCAAACAGGAGAAGCTTCTTTTTCAATTCActgacaaataaataagtaaaagtgaAAGTCGTTTACCCAGTTAACGCcgatttgtttttatatttaacacaCCATGCCAAAGGGTCTTGATTCCTATTATGCCTACCTAATCATTTAATAATGCGCCTCCTTATCACAAGTGTTcctatgtatttatttgcttatttagtgTGAAGTTTTACAATGGCAGCATGTTTCTTGTCTGTCACTAAAATAACTTTCTTATACCTACTGAAACATGCAAATTTGTAAAAGGAAAAAGCAATCTAAGTGTGAAAAGAATAGGCATAATATAGCTATATCTACAGATATACTTGCCCAAGAATCTCATGGAAAGATTATGAAGCTTACATACACTTGCCCAAGaaatctatttctatttctgcACCCGTTCATTTACTTTTAGATCCATTACTTTTACCTCTTTGGCTGTCTCCGTTCCAGGACTCATCAATGCAGTTCTTTGGATCTGTGATTACTGGTCTTCATGTGATTATTTCACGTGAAGTTATTTTCATCAATTGTGAGCCCTTACACATGCCATGATATTTATAACTGCTAGTGCCTTTGATAATATAATATTTCtaattgttatatttatttacctTTCCCTGATGAAGTAGAAATTAAAGCTAAATTAACTGTCATTTACTTTATATGTCTTCCAGCAAATTAAAAGTTTTTAGTTTTCCTTAAACCTTTATTCatattcaaaatgttttattGGAAGCATATTTCTAAAAAAGGCTGTACAACAAAGGATGGCCTGCAGCAATCTGTGCTATGGAGACTTCTTATATATGGACCTTTTCAGATGCTTAAGCTCACATACATAATAAAGGAGCTTTCAATTTGCCACATTTGATCTCTTGAGGCTTATGTTTTAATTGTACTCTAAGGTCTGAAcctaaattgaagaaaatatgttCAGTGGAGACATTATTACAACACTAGATTTTGGTGTCACTCATTTGTGGCATGTAAAAGTCAGGGCTGAGCGACACTGAAATGTCACAACTCTGCACTTTTTTTTAACAATATGTTAATTATACTCAGAAATTAACCTTTTTGTTAACTTAAGGATTTTTATATGGAAACTAGGCTGATAaagattatttaattatttagaaaACATGAATATAGACTTGTTTCGATAGGTATGCGTTAACTTTGGGAGtatgccttatcctctctgatcCATGTTGTGCATGATTGTCCTATGACAACATAGACAAATACCTTGcttttttatgaaaataacacTTGATGATATATCATAGATGAAGATTTAGCACAATGTTGTTACTAACACAGATATTTAATGACTATCCACTTCAACCCTTTATCTGATTTGTTTGTgaaatattttacacacacacatatgtataaatatttattatacagtTTTCTCCAAGTGTGATATTTATGATCAGGAAAATCACAGTTTCCGTCAATTATAAAAGAGCAATGCAaagatttaataataatttacttttaagCTATATAACCAAGCATAGTATTCTAAGACTCGAAGTTATGACTTTCTTCTGCATATGACTATGAGTGAGTGGGGAAGATTTTGATCTTACTGGTATTGCTCCAAGTAGTTTCCTTAAAACCACAAATGTATTATCACATACAGAATGCCACATTGCACAGAGCTCAAAActtaattcttaattttcttaCTAAACAATATATCCTCATATCTTTGCATAGTATTAATATCCCAATATTTAAAAACTGTTACAAGTATTCCTTTCATAAATGGctacttaaacattttttttaaaattattattctctcctataatacatcccaaccatagtttcttcttcttccattccTATAACCTATAATGTTTTGGGAACTATATATACTAatgcatttaggaatatatacacacatataacaaaattttaaaaattatgaatttgAAGCAGAGCAAGGTGGAGTATAAGGGAGAGTTTTGAGGGAGGGGATGTATCAAGGTTTATTTTAGAGATAAGCCCATTAAGCCTCTTAGGATTCAGAAAGATTTACTATGCCAGGTGAAAACTGGCTGAGGAATGGGATCTGAGGGGTAGAAAGAACTGACTGATTCCAGCACATTCCTCGTAGgtgtttctgtatttctttggagaaggagaggaagaaaggaagaagtgaagaaaTAGGGGCTTTTCTCCACAAAACTCTCAGTTTATAAAGGCATACAGACAAGTTAGCATTTCCACAGAAGGTAACATTTTTCTCAAGAATGCATTtgcacaaagacacagaaaaccagTGGATCTGACAAGGAGGCACCTTATATCCCAGAGAGGGTGTGGCTGTGaagcttcccaagggctgggagcACAGCCTTGGTATCCATGGTTACCTATGGGCTTGATGTATTAGTGTCTGGCTGGTTGAGCCAAAGGGAATCTCTTTTGGGGATTTTCCTTTTGACTCCAGCAGGGTGCCCAagtgacaattttttttctctgctgctaGTTTTAGTGACTCAGGCTTTTTTCTtgtataaacagttaatttcctgggtTATGATCTTATGTTAACTGAAACCAAGATGaagggtaaatacagaatattagtaATTTGTTAAGTTAGAACAGAAGAGCAGTAGATTACACCTTCCTGAGTTTGCTATTAGAGCAAATATACTCCCTCCTGTTTGGGGCTTCTTCCTTATCAGTGAGTACTGTCCATACTCCCTCCTGTCAATATTCCCTCCTGTTTAGGGCTTCTTCCTTATCAGTGAGTACTGTTCCTCCATGTGAAGTGTCCAAACTCCCGTGGATTAGTTCAATAGATCTGTCAATTGTTAATTTACTGCATAATACTTGTGGGCTCACCACATAAATGGAAGGGGGATAAAGTAATTATGTTATGatttaaacaacaaaagaaacaatttaaaagaagatgaaaagttATTCTATATCGCCGATTTCTTCAATAAAGAAATACTAAATACCTTTTATATGATGGAGATTTTCTTATAAATACAGGGATAATAGAGTTGAACAAGATGAAGTAATTTTTATCACAATAATAAGTATCCAGAAATGAAGATAGAGGTGGAAAACCTTGCACCTCCTCTAATGTTCAAGGAACATcagataaaatagaataaaaagacaacaaGAGTAGGAAGACAGGGAAGAGTATTACAGATTACTTTCTACTGGATATGACATAGTGCTGCAATCATGCACACAGAGAAGAAGCGTCAATCTGTGCAAAAATAGCACAAAATAGTTAGACAAGAAGAAATTTGGGAGAAGTTGAGAACAGTTGTAGGATTTTTTGCAATAGAGTTAGTAATAGTGGTAGCCAATAAGTGAAAGTAATTAGAAAATGCATAAGATTACAATGAAGTCTATGCCTACCTACATTGAACTGTTAAAGGTAAAAGGGGGGGAATCTATTGTTTACTAAATATTGAAATTTCGATTGTTCTAAATGATTGATggcatacaaatataaaataagtgcTATTTATTAATGTTAACTGGAAGAAGGCTTATTTATAAGCATAAAACACTGAGCCTCTGATTTTCATCTGTCAGACTTTGTGATGTTTGACCTGTGTTCTGTGCTCACATCCTCTGACTGGAGTTGTTTCATCTGTAAGATTCTCTAGCCATGAGGAACTCtaataaagaatataaatacaGGTTACTTCTGCAATCAGTTCTTCTCAATTATgaatttttatatgatttttattcTCCTCTTCAACTCTGTTCTTGAAGAAAAGTGACAATCCTATTTTAAAATAGCCAGTGCTGGAAAATGGAGTCCATCAATTATAGAGAATATTAGATTTTTCAGAACATCATTTGAGAATGAAATGTAGATACCAGTGACAGGAAATTACTGAAGAGAGGATTTCTGAGATCCTTCAAGGGGAAAACAACCTGTTTGACTGTTCTTGGCTGTATTAAAGGCCGAGTTTGTGAGAACAGGAATGGTGCTAATCCATTCTTTGTGGCATCTTCACTTAATGAAGGAGAGAAACTACCATGAGACCTTTCCATGTGGGGCTTTATTGTTGTTAGAGAACAAGAAAGACAAGCTCAAGTCttgaataaaacaaacacattcaTCCAATCGGCTTCTAGTGATGTactaaatgtcattttttttcacatacaaattccctcttctgtcttcccttccaCCATTAAACTAGGTGTACAGATTTGTCTATAGCTGTGGACAAAGTGgatcttttatgtgtttgaaattAATGCAGAAATACATCTTCGTCTATGTCCCATCAGTAACCCTAGTGCAGTTCTTGGAGCTACTCACATATGTCTCCAAGGAACTTACAATCACCAGGGGCTGGGAAaagctgaggaagaaagggttcctGTGTTATTAGGAAAAGGCAATCTGCAATCTTGttatattatatacaataggGTAATGTATATAATAATCATACATATGACATGTGTGCCATGTACATATGTAATAAGAAAAACATGAGTAGTTAATGCTAATAAaagcattaaatattaaattattaaatattaaaggaCTACCATGAACGcgtatttggaaaaaaaaaaactgccttcaAAATTACTGACTTGCCCCTACTTGAAACCCTGTGGGAACTTAACGACATCTTAGTCTATAGAATCAAGAAGTGTGTCTTAAACATCTGTCTGGAAATCCACATCACTgagaaaacacttttcttttaATCATTCTTCTCATAGCTTCTTTGGCCTCTCTGTTTCTCATGCTATATATCAAGAGATTTAGTACTGGCAGCAAAAGTGTATAAAACATAGATATGATCTTTTCTATATCCCGTGGGAAGCTTGAGCTGGTTCCCATGTAAGTAGATATTACTGTTCCATAGAAGAGCATCACTACAGTTAGGTGGGAGGCACATGTAGATAAAGCCTTATAACTTCCCCTGGCAGAATTTATTTTCAGGACAGTAATAAGAATCCCTAGATAGGAGCTAATTACTATCAAAAATGTAATTACAGATGTAGACCCAGAAAGAACAATGAATAAAATCTCACTGTGGCGGGTatcagagcaggagagctgaaAGAGCAATGGAATATCACAGAAATAGTGATCAATGGCATTGGGCCCACAGAAAGTTAGCTTGAAAAGGCTCCTCAACTGGGTGAGTGAGTTGGCACAGCCTAGCAGGTAAGAGGCAGACACCAGATAGATGCAAAATGTGGGGGTCATGAGACCTCTGTAGTGAAGCGGACTGCAGATAGCAAGATACCTATCATAGGCCATTGCAGCCAGGAGGAAGCATTCTGCAGTCAGAAACAGGTTGACAAAGGAATACTGTAGGAGGCAGCCATGGTACGAAATCGTTTTTTGACCTAACAAGTAGTTTATCAGCATTTTGGGAAGAAAGACTGATGAATAGCAGAAATCCAAGAAAGCCAAATGGCTAAGGAAAAAATACTTGGGGGAATGAAGCTGGGCAGTCGCTAAAATTATTAAGATAATCCACAAGTTGCCTGCAACAGTAGTGACATAGAGTAAGAAGAACAGCACAGAGAGTACAGTATTCAGTGCAGGATCGTCCGTCAGTCCTAGGAGGATAAATTCGGTCGTCACACTCAAATTTCTGTCAGCCATTGATATGATTCTCTTATGGGAAATCTGCAAAGAAccagagaaaaaaatagatgacCAGAGGGCACAGTTCATAATCATGAAATAATCCTATTGACATCTTTTAAGAATGTCAAAATATTCATCATCAGCTATAATAatccaaattaaattaaaattagctGAATGTGAAGCtagcttttaaaaacattaacttGACTCTCATAAAGGAATTGAAATTAGCATTATGTTTCATATGAAGGAAGACATAGAGAAAGTGCAATACTCTTTGGAAGACACAGTCAGCATCAGgtctttaactttttttcctAGTAGAGAGTTCAGTCGATGGGTTATGGGTAACAGAATATTCTAAATTTCCAGAATGAGAAAGATAAGCTTTACCTCCCAAGGGTTAATAACTACTGTGGATGAataaaaaagcaatcaaaagtTTTATCAACATTAACCATGTAGGTTAGGAGATCTAAAAATTGTTCTCTATCAcataagttaaaaagaaaaataaaatatgggtgTATTAAATataatgtgcatacatacatatttcataAATATAAGTAAGCATATACAATAACATCTAATTAATATAAAGTGAATAATAGAGGAAAATGAGACTGGAGCCTTTTCATTTATTATGAAAATAGATACTATCATAATGAGATGAATTTCCTTCAATTAACTTTGTTCCATCTTATACAATAGTAGAGTTTGAGACAGTAAATAGCCCTTCTCAGACTTTTTGCAGTGTTCATTCTTCGGTGTGGATTAGCCAAAGTCAGACATTTCTCACAATGTTTTGactattttcttttgtcttttaatcCCTGAAGTCTCAAGGAGACAGATctattttagaaagaatttatATTCCTCTTACCCGTTTGATGACCTATAGATCTCACTTTTAATTCACAAGAGTTACAAAAGTGCATTAATttgacttcaaaaaataaaatcaaataaataatgtcatttgttgaTTTGTAACATATTTAGTAACTGAGAAA
This genomic window from Chionomys nivalis chromosome 2, mChiNiv1.1, whole genome shotgun sequence contains:
- the LOC130870484 gene encoding olfactory receptor 8I2-like produces the protein MAENNFTEVTLFIFSGFSDHPELQVSLFLIFLFIYLFTVLGNIGLILLIRIDSQLHTPMYFFLSNLAFIDIFYSSTVTPKSLVDFQSAQKSISFVGCFVQMYFFVGLVCSECFLLGSMAYARYVAICNPLLYSVIMSQKVCNWLGLIPYVIGFTNSLISICVISSLPFCDSYINHFFCDTTALLALSCVDAFSTEMVIFVLAGFTLLSSLLIIASTYLIIILAILRIQSAAGRWKAFSTCASHLTGVTVFYGSLIFTYLQPDNTSSLTQAQVASVFYTIVIPMLNPLIYSLRNKDVKNALLRVIHRKLFL
- the LOC130862488 gene encoding olfactory receptor 1052-like, whose protein sequence is MADRNLSVTTEFILLGLTDDPALNTVLSVLFFLLYVTTVAGNLWIILIILATAQLHSPKYFFLSHLAFLDFCYSSVFLPKMLINYLLGQKTISYHGCLLQYSFVNLFLTAECFLLAAMAYDRYLAICSPLHYRGLMTPTFCIYLVSASYLLGCANSLTQLRSLFKLTFCGPNAIDHYFCDIPLLFQLSCSDTRHSEILFIVLSGSTSVITFLIVISSYLGILITVLKINSARGSYKALSTCASHLTVVMLFYGTVISTYMGTSSSFPRDIEKIISMFYTLLLPVLNLLIYSMRNREAKEAMRRMIKRKVFSQ